TCAAGGCCCTCCATCAACAGCTCCGGAAGCTGCAGAAGGAGGTTCGAGGCGAGGAATTCCCGCTCCATGACGCCTTGGCCATCCGGCACCGGAATACCCGCCTTCAGCGTCTTTACAGCGCCATAACGATCCTCGAGCACACCGCGAAGGAACGAAAAATCCGTTTATAGTCCCGTCCTACTCTTTGGCGACGTAAACCGTCAACCGTTCCTGCCTCGACAAGCGCCGCGTCATTTCCCGGGCCGCCTCCCGTTGTTTAAAATGTCCGACCCGAACGCGGTACCACGTTCCCCGTTTCGGTATAACGTACGAAAGGACGAAAGCGGGGTAGCCCTTTCGCCGGAGGCGGTCCGCCAACGCCTGGGCGGTGGCCCGGTCCCGGATGGCGGCGACTTGAACGGTGTAGCCGCCCGTGGGGTTCTGTGGAGACACCGACCCGGTATTCGGGGACCCAACCGCGGGGGACGGGCTTCCGGCGTGGGTGGTTGTCTTATCGATCAGCCCCACGCGCGGTGCGCCGCGCTGCTCCAGGGTGTCGTAAAACGTGAAGGTCTCGGGCGCGGGTTCCCCCGACGGTCGTCCGGTCGATGGAGCCGGCGGGACGGGCGCGGCGCTCGGAGTTCTTGGAGCCGCCCTAAGCGAAGGTTCGCGAAGCGCGCTTTGAACCGGCGATCGTTGTTCCAGCGAGATGAGAACCACCACCAGCAGAAGGGCCGTAACCAGCCCGCCCGCCAGGAAGAGGACCAGCCGGCCTTTCGAAGGTGGGCGTCCCCGCCGCAATCTTCTGGGGGTTCGTTTCATGTCTTCCTACACGATCAGCATCGCGTCGCCGTAACTTAAAAAACGGTACCGGACCCTCAAGGCCTCGGCGTAGGCTTGTTTCGCCTGCGCGAGTCCCGCAAAGGCCGAGACCAGCATCAGCAGCGTGGACTTGGGAAGATGAAAATTCGTCACCAGAGCGTCGACGGCTTGAAATGAAAACCCGGGCGTGATAAACAGGTCGGTCCGTCCCGACCGGGCCTGAAAGCGGCCGTTTTTCCCGATCGCCGATTCGAGAACGCGCGTGGCCGTCGTGCCGACGGCCATGATCCGGCCGTTCTTTCGGCGGGCTTCTTCCAGGGCCTCGACCGCGGCGGGGCCGATTTCAAACCGCTCCGAATCCATTCGATGCTCCCGGATGTCCTCGCAACGAACCGGCCGGAACGTTCCCGGGCCGACATGCAGCGTGACCGAGACCACCGTCACCCCGCGCGCGCGGATCCGGTCCAGAAGGTTCTCCGTGAAATGGAGGCCGGCCGTCGGCGCGGCCACGGATCCCGGGGCCATGGCGTAGACCGTCTGGTAGCGCCGCCGGTCCTCCGGCCCGGGACTCCGCCGGATGTAAGGAGGGAGCGGCGGCGCGCCCAGGCGGTTGAGCGTCGCTTCGACGGCCTCTTCGCCGATCCATTCCAGAACCTTTCGGCCCTTCCCGAGGTTTTGACGGACCACGGCCGTCTCCGCCCCGTCAAACGCGATCGCCTGGCCCACCGCGACCGATCCGCGGACGAGGGCCTCCCACTGTTTCAGCCCGGCCGCTTCCCCAAGCATCAGCAACTCGACCTTCCCGCCGCCGGGTATTTTGCGGCCCTGCAGGCGGGCCGGGATCACCCGCGTGTCGTTGACGACGAGCACGTCCGGCGGCCGGAGGTAATCGGTCAGGTCCGAGAAGCGACGGTGCTCGATCCGTCCGGTCTCCCGGTGCAGCACCATCAGACGCGCACGATCCCGATCGACCAACGGGGCCTGGGCGATGAGGGGCTCCTCCAGCGGATAATCGTAACTGGAGAGGCGGTATTCGGCCGGCAGGGTTTGCGTAATCATGGAGATGGCTCGGCCGCGTTGATGGAGGCATAGGGCTCCACGCGGACGCCCGGATAATAATATTTCAGGATCCGATCATACCGGTATCCCATCTCGGCCATTTCTTTCGCCCCCCACTGACAGAGCCCCACCCCGTGGCCGTACCCGTGGCCCTGGAGCTGGATCTCGCGCCCGATCTTCTCGATCCGAAAACGGGTGCTCGGCAGCTCGGTGTATCCCAGGATCCGTCGAAAATCCTCGGCTTTGAGGATCAGCTCTCCCCCGGAATGGATCAGACGGATCTCGCTGATCCGGCCGGCCTCGGTCCAACGGAAGGGGGTGAGCGACGCGATCGTTCCTATGGAATATCCGGCCGTCCGGAGAGCCTTTTGCACCGTGTCCATCGGAATGGACTTGCTCCATTGATAGTAAGGCGAATTCTGGTCGAAGGGGCAACTGACCCCCTTGAGATACGGGAGGTCGATTCCCCAAACGTCGACGGCGTTTTCCGTCGGACCGGCCGAAGTGGAATGATAGGCGGACAGGATCAATTGTCCGTCAAAGGTCAAGACCAGCCCCCGGGTTTCGGCCACGGCTTGATCGGCCAGAGGGTTTTCCTTCATGCGGCCGCCGTAAACCTGATCGGCCGTCGACGCCTGCACGTCGTATTCCTTTCCCAGGTTCGCCTGCCGCTGGTAGAGCGCATAGGTCCGCGCGATGACCGCCTGGACCTTCAGCGCTTCGGGATGCCAGTTGGGGGAGATCTCGAGCGGCACCACGCCCTTGAGATAGTCTTCAACGTCCAGTTCATTGATGAGACGGAGCTTGTCGTGGTAGAGGGCGATATGGAGGATGCCGCCATAGACTTGATCGTCGACATGAACCGCCCCGCTCCGGGAGGAAGCGACCAGCGTGCGCCGGTCGGTGGACTGGTTCTGAATGATCAGCCCCTGGGATCCGGCGGCGATCACGACCGAGCCTTTGAACCCTCCCGCGACCACATGGCCGTCCGTGTCCGTGAGGGTCAGATCCGGATTCCCGGAAACCGTGACGGACGGCAGGTCAGGCACAAGGGCGACCCGGATCGCCTCGCCCGCAAGGGCCGGACCTTGATGGAGGAGTCCCGCGGTCAGGAGCATGAGCGCCGCGGCCGTTTTGGGGTTCTTTAGCGCCGCATGGAGCGGCCGAATCAGGGCCGACACAAGGTCACCGACGGTTGAACAGCCACAGAATCAGGGAAAGGACCAGACTGAGCAGCAGGCCGGTGGCCAGGGGAAAGTAAAAGGTGAAGTGCTTCCGCTCGATGTAGATGTCGCCCGGCAGACGGCCCAGCCAGCCCGGGCCCGGAGATTTTCCGGCCCAGAACAGAACGCCGCCGACGAGGAGGATGACCGCGCCGATAAGAATTAAAAAGCGGCCGAGCGCGGCGAGGTCCGGCATCACGGTTCCCAAGTCCATAAGCGGGTCCTGTCCTGCGCAAGCCCCATCCGTCCTCACTCCATTTATCTTTCCGGGAGGGCCTGCCATCCCGGCCCGGCGGGGATCTTCCGTTCCGGGCGGATGGGGCGCCCCGCCTCCGGCCACCCGCTTATGTGGATTCGTTGCGCTGTGATCACGAAGCCGCTTGGATCAGCTTCTCCGCGATCTGGACGGCGTTCAGGGCCGCTCCCTTGCGAAGATTGTCCGCGACGATCCAGAGGTTCAGCCCCGCTTCGACCGAGGCGTCCTCGCGGATCCGCCCGACGTAAACCTCATCGGTGCCGGCGACCTCCAACGGCGTCGGGTAGACCTTGCGTTGCGGGTCGTCGAACACCAGCACGCCCGGCGCGGCCGCGAGCAGCGCCCGCGCTTCGTTGGCCGAAAGTTTCCGTTCGGTCTCGATATTCACCGCTTCGGAATGCGAGCGGAACACCGGCACGCGCACCGTCGTGGCCGAGATCCGGATCCGGTCGTCTTCCATGATCTTCCGGGTTTCGTTCGCCAGTTTCATCTCCTCCGACGAATACCCTTTTTCATCGAAGGACCCGATTTGCGGGAGCAGGTTGAAAGCGATCTGGAAGGGATAGACGCGGCAGACGGCCTCCCGGAAGGACAGAAGCGCCCGCGTCTGGTCCATCAATTCATCCATGGCCTCCTTCCCGGTTCCGGAAACCGATTGGTAACTCGACACCACGATCCGCTTGATCCGCGCGGCGTTGTGCAGGGGTTTCAAGGCCACGACCATCTGGATCGTCGAGCAGTTGGGGTTGGCGATGATGCCGTGATGTCGAAACGCCGCCTCGGGGTTCACCTCCGGGACGACCAGAGGCACGTCCGGGTTCATCCGCCACTCGGCGGAATTGTCGATGACCACCGCGCCGGCCGAAACCGCGACCGGGGCATACTCCCGGCTGACT
The DNA window shown above is from Nitrospiria bacterium and carries:
- a CDS encoding SPOR domain-containing protein, with translation MKRTPRRLRRGRPPSKGRLVLFLAGGLVTALLLVVVLISLEQRSPVQSALREPSLRAAPRTPSAAPVPPAPSTGRPSGEPAPETFTFYDTLEQRGAPRVGLIDKTTTHAGSPSPAVGSPNTGSVSPQNPTGGYTVQVAAIRDRATAQALADRLRRKGYPAFVLSYVIPKRGTWYRVRVGHFKQREAAREMTRRLSRQERLTVYVAKE
- the queA gene encoding tRNA preQ1(34) S-adenosylmethionine ribosyltransferase-isomerase QueA yields the protein MITQTLPAEYRLSSYDYPLEEPLIAQAPLVDRDRARLMVLHRETGRIEHRRFSDLTDYLRPPDVLVVNDTRVIPARLQGRKIPGGGKVELLMLGEAAGLKQWEALVRGSVAVGQAIAFDGAETAVVRQNLGKGRKVLEWIGEEAVEATLNRLGAPPLPPYIRRSPGPEDRRRYQTVYAMAPGSVAAPTAGLHFTENLLDRIRARGVTVVSVTLHVGPGTFRPVRCEDIREHRMDSERFEIGPAAVEALEEARRKNGRIMAVGTTATRVLESAIGKNGRFQARSGRTDLFITPGFSFQAVDALVTNFHLPKSTLLMLVSAFAGLAQAKQAYAEALRVRYRFLSYGDAMLIV
- a CDS encoding SpoIID/LytB domain-containing protein — translated: MSALIRPLHAALKNPKTAAALMLLTAGLLHQGPALAGEAIRVALVPDLPSVTVSGNPDLTLTDTDGHVVAGGFKGSVVIAAGSQGLIIQNQSTDRRTLVASSRSGAVHVDDQVYGGILHIALYHDKLRLINELDVEDYLKGVVPLEISPNWHPEALKVQAVIARTYALYQRQANLGKEYDVQASTADQVYGGRMKENPLADQAVAETRGLVLTFDGQLILSAYHSTSAGPTENAVDVWGIDLPYLKGVSCPFDQNSPYYQWSKSIPMDTVQKALRTAGYSIGTIASLTPFRWTEAGRISEIRLIHSGGELILKAEDFRRILGYTELPSTRFRIEKIGREIQLQGHGYGHGVGLCQWGAKEMAEMGYRYDRILKYYYPGVRVEPYASINAAEPSP
- a CDS encoding DUF2905 domain-containing protein, with protein sequence MDLGTVMPDLAALGRFLILIGAVILLVGGVLFWAGKSPGPGWLGRLPGDIYIERKHFTFYFPLATGLLLSLVLSLILWLFNRR
- a CDS encoding aspartate-semialdehyde dehydrogenase; translated protein: MLRKKDSYVVAVVGATGAVGREMVEVLEERKFPVKECLLFASERSAGETLTFRDRSLTVNLLTKDSFAGVDIALFSAGEEVSREYAPVAVSAGAVVIDNSAEWRMNPDVPLVVPEVNPEAAFRHHGIIANPNCSTIQMVVALKPLHNAARIKRIVVSSYQSVSGTGKEAMDELMDQTRALLSFREAVCRVYPFQIAFNLLPQIGSFDEKGYSSEEMKLANETRKIMEDDRIRISATTVRVPVFRSHSEAVNIETERKLSANEARALLAAAPGVLVFDDPQRKVYPTPLEVAGTDEVYVGRIREDASVEAGLNLWIVADNLRKGAALNAVQIAEKLIQAAS